The nucleotide window CAATTAAAGAAGCTAACAACCTAGGTATTCCAGTATACGCTGTGGTAGATACTAACTCTAACCCAGACGGCGTTGACTACGTTATCCCAGGTAACGACGACGCGATCCGTGCAGTACAGCTATACCTAAACGCTGCTGGTACAGCAGTGTCTGAAGGTCGTAACAAAGACGTAGCTGCAGTTGCTGAAAAAGACGGTTTCGTAGAAGCTGAATAATAGCGGCTCTGGTCACACTTGGTCTATGTGAAACCTTTGTGTAGCATAAACTAAGTTATAGTTAGTAATGGGGGCCAACAATGTTCGGCCCCTGTTTTTTACCTTATTTCGAATCAAACGAGGAATACAGAATGGCAACTGTAACTGCTGCTCTAGTTAAAGAACTTCGCGAGCGCACAGGCGCTGGCATGATGGAATGTAAGAAAGCGCTTGTAGAAGCAAACGCAGACATCGAACTAGCAATTGAAAACATGCGTAAATCAGGCGCAGCGAAAGCAGCTAAGAAAGCTGGTAACGTTGCAGCTGAAGGCGCAATCATCATCAAAGAAGAAAACGGCGTTGCTGTTCTTCTTGAAGTTAACTGCCAAACTGACTTCGTTGCTAAAGACGGTAACTTCACTGCATTCGCAGAGAAAGTAGCTGCAGACGCTCTAGCTTCTAAAGCTTCTGTTGAAGAGCTAGTCGCTAAATTTGAAGAAGAGCGTGTTGCTCTAGTTGCTAAGATCGGCGAAAACATCAACATCCGTCGCGTTCAGTACGTTGAAGGCGCAGCAATCGCTTCTTACCGTCACGGTGAGAAAATCGGTGTAGTTGTTGCTGGTGAAGGCGACGCTGAAACTCTTAAGCACGTTGCAATGCACGTTGCTGCATCTAAGC belongs to Vibrio sp. STUT-A11 and includes:
- the tsf gene encoding translation elongation factor Ts codes for the protein MATVTAALVKELRERTGAGMMECKKALVEANADIELAIENMRKSGAAKAAKKAGNVAAEGAIIIKEENGVAVLLEVNCQTDFVAKDGNFTAFAEKVAADALASKASVEELVAKFEEERVALVAKIGENINIRRVQYVEGAAIASYRHGEKIGVVVAGEGDAETLKHVAMHVAASKPEYVNPEDVPADVVAKEKEVQVEIAMNEGKPAEIAEKMVVGRMKKFTGEISLTGQAFIMEPKKTVGEMLKEKGASVATFVRLEVGEGIEKAAEMSFAEEVAAAQKG